The following proteins are encoded in a genomic region of Gammaproteobacteria bacterium:
- a CDS encoding rhodanese-like domain-containing protein, whose protein sequence is MNAKAFRIAALAAALASTPLAGCERAPVASAAPSLGAVAAGVAQGEYRLTAQQLSDWVAAGNRALRLVDLRTHSEFDAGPIRGAEHMPLPEAVSRAGAERLGKGGVVVVYGEEASSGAQAAVLLRLAGIEAYSLDGGYRGWLAHLGQATALGARDPGDGKRLAAACRESAEWAQARTSGFVRVAEAAASAQAPTPPASAALPSAPAAAFTPPVAPLEAPTPAAPAAPAAPIAPAAPAAPAAPTAPAAPAAPAAPAGGGGLIVNEGC, encoded by the coding sequence ATGAACGCAAAGGCCTTCCGCATCGCAGCCCTGGCCGCGGCCCTGGCGAGCACCCCCCTGGCCGGCTGTGAGCGGGCCCCGGTGGCCTCCGCCGCCCCCTCTCTCGGCGCGGTCGCGGCCGGCGTGGCCCAGGGGGAGTACCGGCTGACAGCGCAGCAGCTCTCGGACTGGGTCGCCGCGGGAAATCGCGCCCTGCGGCTCGTGGACCTGCGCACCCACTCCGAGTTCGACGCGGGGCCCATCCGGGGCGCGGAGCACATGCCGCTCCCGGAGGCCGTGAGCCGGGCGGGCGCCGAGCGCCTTGGCAAAGGGGGCGTGGTCGTGGTGTACGGGGAGGAGGCCTCTTCCGGGGCACAGGCTGCGGTGCTGCTGCGCCTCGCCGGCATCGAGGCCTATTCGCTCGACGGCGGCTACCGGGGTTGGCTCGCCCACCTGGGTCAGGCAACGGCCCTCGGGGCGCGCGATCCGGGCGACGGCAAGCGGCTCGCGGCGGCCTGCCGCGAATCCGCCGAGTGGGCCCAGGCACGCACGAGCGGCTTCGTGAGGGTCGCGGAGGCAGCCGCCTCCGCACAGGCACCGACGCCACCCGCCTCTGCGGCCCTGCCCTCTGCGCCGGCGGCCGCCTTCACCCCGCCGGTCGCACCGCTCGAGGCGCCCACTCCCGCCGCACCGGCGGCCCCGGCTGCCCCGATTGCGCCCGCGGCACCGGCCGCGCCCGCTGCGCCCACGGCTCCCGCAGCCCCGGCGGCACCCGCGGCACCGGCCGGCGGTGGGGGATTGATCGTGAACGAGGGCTGTTGA
- a CDS encoding polysaccharide biosynthesis/export family protein translates to MAWGRYLVGAPVVLAGLTVALLGTPAAQAQETAVASEYLVRPGDILQVSVWKEPELTRELLVRPDGGFSFPLAGQVHAQGRPVADIEQEIKSRIERYIPEPVVTVSVMKVLGNNVNVVGKVNRPGEYIMNGPVDVMKAISMAGGTTVFADLDDIVVLRREVDGSQSAIPFDYTEVEAGRRLEQNIQLQAGDVVVVP, encoded by the coding sequence ATGGCGTGGGGGCGGTACCTGGTCGGCGCACCCGTGGTGCTCGCCGGGCTGACGGTGGCCCTGCTCGGGACCCCCGCGGCGCAGGCCCAGGAGACGGCGGTCGCCAGCGAGTACCTGGTGCGCCCCGGTGACATCCTCCAGGTCTCGGTCTGGAAGGAGCCCGAGCTGACCCGGGAGCTCCTCGTGCGGCCCGACGGCGGCTTCTCGTTCCCACTGGCCGGCCAGGTCCACGCCCAGGGGCGGCCGGTCGCGGACATCGAGCAGGAGATCAAGTCCCGAATCGAGCGCTACATCCCCGAGCCGGTGGTGACCGTCTCGGTGATGAAGGTGCTCGGCAACAACGTCAACGTCGTCGGCAAGGTCAACCGGCCTGGCGAGTACATCATGAACGGTCCGGTGGACGTCATGAAGGCCATCAGCATGGCGGGGGGGACGACGGTCTTCGCCGACCTCGACGACATCGTGGTCCTGCGCCGCGAGGTCGACGGTTCCCAGAGCGCCATCCCCTTCGATTACACGGAGGTGGAGGCGGGCCGGCGACTGGAGCAGAACATCCAGCTGCAGGCCGGCGATGTCGTGGTGGTGCCCTAG
- a CDS encoding 4Fe-4S dicluster domain-containing protein yields MTRYAMVIDTRLCIGCGDCVVACKTENRVPDGLNRDWVVEATHGRYPELRTEFRSERCNHCSHATCVYTCPTGASHFWGDTNIVLVAPEKCTGCKACIAACPYDARLVMRPDGYVDKCTFCAHRVERGLDPACVATCPTHCMHFGVLDDPASTVSRLLATRPWKVLLPETGNQPNVYYLT; encoded by the coding sequence GTGACCCGCTACGCAATGGTGATCGACACCCGGCTGTGCATCGGCTGCGGGGACTGCGTGGTCGCCTGCAAGACCGAGAACCGCGTCCCCGACGGCCTGAACCGTGACTGGGTCGTCGAGGCCACCCACGGCCGTTACCCCGAGCTCCGCACAGAGTTTCGCAGCGAGCGCTGCAACCACTGCTCGCATGCCACCTGCGTGTACACCTGCCCCACCGGCGCGAGCCACTTCTGGGGCGACACCAACATCGTGCTGGTGGCACCCGAGAAGTGCACGGGCTGCAAGGCCTGCATCGCGGCCTGCCCCTACGACGCGCGCCTGGTGATGCGCCCCGACGGCTACGTGGACAAGTGCACCTTCTGCGCGCACCGCGTGGAGCGCGGACTCGACCCGGCGTGTGTCGCGACCTGCCCCACGCACTGCATGCACTTCGGCGTGCTCGACGACCCCGCGAGCACGGTGAGCCGCCTGCTGGCGACCCGCCCCTGGAAGGTCTTGCTCCCGGAGACCGGCAACCAGCCCAACGTGTACTACCTCACCTAG
- a CDS encoding 4Fe-4S dicluster domain-containing protein: MSDHDQHDDAPDRARRRFLQRVGTVAAAAAAAPASEGAWGGKTLEDALGEFFQDNYRRMTPEEVKEAIGRIERRAKRLYGVDITVGNEPPLPGVVFGYAINVSKCRGYRDCVRACGEENNQSLDMQYIRVLQLDQGSLNFEQAEHYYPGDQVPVEGKHYVPVQCQQCDNPPCVKACPVGATWKEPDGVVVVDYDWCIGCRYCMAACPYQARVFNWGAPDLPAERINPKTHYLGNRPRQAGSVEKCHFCLQRTRVGKLPACQEACPTGARVFGNLLDPESEIRYVLEHKVVFRLKEDVGTEPKFWYYRDV, encoded by the coding sequence ATGAGCGACCACGACCAGCACGACGACGCACCCGACCGCGCCCGCCGGCGCTTCCTGCAGCGGGTCGGTACCGTGGCAGCCGCAGCCGCGGCGGCCCCGGCGAGCGAGGGGGCCTGGGGCGGCAAGACCCTCGAGGACGCCCTGGGGGAGTTCTTCCAGGACAACTACCGGCGCATGACGCCGGAAGAGGTGAAGGAGGCGATCGGGCGCATCGAGCGCCGGGCGAAGCGCCTGTACGGCGTGGACATCACCGTCGGCAACGAGCCGCCGCTGCCCGGGGTCGTCTTCGGGTACGCGATCAACGTCTCCAAGTGCCGCGGATACCGGGACTGCGTTCGCGCCTGCGGCGAGGAGAACAACCAGAGCCTCGACATGCAGTACATCCGGGTGCTGCAGCTCGACCAGGGCAGCCTGAACTTCGAGCAGGCCGAGCACTACTACCCGGGCGACCAGGTCCCGGTCGAGGGCAAGCACTACGTCCCGGTGCAGTGCCAGCAGTGCGACAACCCCCCGTGCGTGAAGGCCTGCCCGGTCGGCGCGACCTGGAAGGAGCCCGACGGCGTCGTGGTGGTCGACTACGACTGGTGCATCGGTTGCCGGTACTGCATGGCGGCCTGCCCTTACCAGGCCCGCGTGTTCAACTGGGGCGCGCCGGACCTGCCGGCCGAGCGCATCAACCCCAAGACCCACTACCTCGGCAACCGCCCGCGGCAGGCCGGATCGGTCGAGAAGTGCCACTTCTGCCTGCAGCGCACGCGCGTCGGCAAGCTGCCCGCCTGTCAGGAGGCCTGCCCGACCGGGGCACGGGTGTTCGGGAACCTGCTCGATCCGGAGAGCGAGATCCGCTACGTGCTCGAGCACAAGGTCGTCTTCCGGCTGAAGGAGGACGTGGGGACCGAGCCGAAATTCTGGTACTACCGGGACGTCTGA
- a CDS encoding molybdopterin-dependent oxidoreductase: MKRRDFIRISGAAGLGAATGALPGCGVEPRVPRDSEAVVTPTVCEVCFWRCAGYAHVHDGRPWKVSGHPDDPHSGGRLCTRGTAGPGAWDDPSRLRQPLLREGKPGQQRFRPVSWDEALGYIAERLQRIAREHGPERVALFSHGSGGAFFRHLLRAYGADTYAAPSFAQCRGPRDVGFRLTFGELLGSPERTDMARSRCIVLIGSHLGENLHNGQVQDFIGAIEAGASVITVDPRFSVAAAKSRYWLPIRPGTDLALLLAWTHVIVGEGLYDRDYVQRYCHGLAELTRHVEPFTPEWAWLETGIDPQVIRETAREMARHAPATLVHPGRHVTWYGDDTQRSRAIAILNALLGSWGRPGGFYAPEKVSLPEYPTPPYPKSKAADLQARRGGFPFADADVTNAVIDASVGERPYYRGWIVYGTNLPLSIPAVTGKLEEASQKLDLFVVVDVQPAEVTGYADVVLPECTYLERYDELRNAPEREPSLALRMPALAPRYETKPAWWIARELGHRLGLGAWFPWQDYAEVLDWQLQQVGSSLAEMQRVGLKRFPRKTAAYFTPGQAVRFRTPTGKIELHSTELAKAGLDPLPRYTPPEETPAGFLRLVYGRAPAHTFGRTGNNPLLFQLMPENTLWVHPDAARPRGLASGQRVRLKNQDGAVSLPVRVRVTERIRPDCVYLAHGFGHTAPGLNLARGAGADDTGLMTRVKVDPLMGGTGMRANFVTVMAEDTPA; the protein is encoded by the coding sequence TTGAAACGGCGTGACTTCATCCGGATATCCGGCGCCGCCGGACTCGGTGCCGCCACGGGGGCGCTCCCCGGCTGCGGGGTCGAGCCCCGCGTGCCCCGGGACTCGGAGGCGGTGGTCACCCCGACCGTCTGCGAGGTGTGCTTCTGGAGGTGCGCGGGCTACGCCCACGTGCACGACGGGCGGCCCTGGAAGGTCAGCGGCCACCCGGACGACCCGCACTCGGGCGGGCGCTTGTGTACCCGGGGCACCGCCGGACCGGGGGCTTGGGACGACCCGAGCCGGCTGCGCCAGCCGCTGCTGCGCGAAGGGAAGCCCGGGCAGCAGCGCTTCCGGCCCGTCTCCTGGGACGAAGCGCTCGGTTACATCGCCGAGCGCCTGCAGCGGATCGCGAGGGAGCACGGCCCCGAGCGGGTCGCGCTCTTCAGCCACGGCTCCGGCGGGGCCTTCTTCCGACACCTGCTGCGGGCCTATGGCGCGGACACCTACGCCGCGCCCTCCTTCGCCCAGTGTCGGGGTCCGCGCGACGTCGGCTTCCGGCTGACCTTCGGGGAGCTGCTCGGCTCCCCCGAGCGCACCGACATGGCACGCTCGCGCTGCATCGTGCTGATCGGCTCGCACCTCGGGGAGAACCTGCACAACGGGCAGGTGCAGGACTTCATCGGGGCGATCGAGGCCGGTGCCAGCGTCATCACGGTCGACCCGAGGTTCTCGGTCGCCGCCGCGAAGTCCCGGTACTGGCTGCCGATCCGCCCGGGCACCGATCTGGCGCTCCTGCTCGCCTGGACGCACGTCATCGTGGGCGAGGGGCTCTACGACCGCGACTACGTCCAGCGCTACTGCCACGGCCTCGCCGAGCTGACCCGGCACGTCGAGCCGTTCACCCCCGAGTGGGCCTGGCTCGAGACGGGCATCGACCCGCAGGTGATCCGCGAGACCGCCCGCGAGATGGCGCGGCACGCCCCCGCGACCCTGGTGCACCCGGGCCGCCACGTCACGTGGTACGGGGACGACACCCAGCGCAGCCGGGCCATCGCCATCCTGAACGCGCTTCTCGGGTCCTGGGGCCGGCCGGGCGGCTTCTACGCGCCGGAGAAGGTGAGCCTGCCGGAATACCCGACGCCGCCCTACCCCAAGTCGAAGGCGGCGGACCTCCAGGCCCGGCGCGGGGGGTTCCCGTTCGCCGACGCCGACGTCACCAACGCCGTCATCGACGCCTCGGTGGGTGAGCGGCCTTACTATCGGGGCTGGATCGTCTACGGCACGAACCTTCCACTCAGCATCCCCGCGGTCACCGGCAAGCTCGAGGAGGCCTCGCAGAAACTGGACCTCTTCGTCGTCGTGGACGTGCAGCCCGCCGAGGTGACGGGGTACGCGGACGTCGTCCTGCCCGAGTGCACCTACCTGGAGCGCTACGACGAGCTGCGCAACGCCCCCGAGCGCGAGCCCTCCCTCGCCCTGCGCATGCCTGCGCTAGCCCCCCGCTACGAGACGAAGCCGGCCTGGTGGATCGCGCGCGAGCTGGGCCACCGCCTGGGGCTCGGCGCCTGGTTCCCGTGGCAAGACTACGCGGAGGTGCTGGACTGGCAGTTGCAGCAGGTCGGCAGTTCCCTCGCGGAGATGCAGCGCGTGGGGCTCAAGCGCTTCCCGCGCAAGACCGCAGCGTACTTCACGCCGGGACAGGCGGTGCGCTTCCGGACACCGACGGGCAAGATCGAGCTCCATTCCACGGAGCTCGCGAAGGCCGGGCTCGACCCCCTGCCCCGCTACACCCCGCCCGAGGAGACGCCCGCTGGCTTCCTGCGCCTCGTCTACGGCCGCGCGCCCGCCCACACCTTCGGGCGCACCGGCAACAACCCGCTGCTCTTCCAGTTGATGCCGGAGAACACCCTGTGGGTGCACCCGGACGCCGCCCGTCCGCGCGGCCTCGCGAGCGGGCAACGGGTGCGCCTGAAGAACCAGGACGGCGCGGTGAGCCTGCCGGTGCGCGTGCGCGTCACCGAGCGGATCCGCCCCGACTGCGTGTACCTCGCCCACGGCTTCGGCCACACCGCGCCCGGGCTCAACCTCGCCCGCGGGGCCGGGGCTGACGACACGGGCCTGATGACGCGGGTGAAGGTCGACCCGCTGATGGGCGGCACGGGCATGCGTGCGAATTTCGTGACCGTGATGGCGGAGGACACGCCGGCGTGA
- the nrfD gene encoding polysulfide reductase NrfD, which produces MATEELLVTLRHNPGIDPVLSVWGWEIPLYLYLGGLTAGLMVFAAVIVLTRREEQSPFAGRQAILLAPLVLSAGMLFLFLDLSHKLYVYRFYTTFEPTSPMSWGAWFLLLVYPASIALILASLRAGYPALAAQAARVPGMSALIDAAERTRRPIAAATLVSGAALGVYTGILLSAFNARPFWNSGVLGPLFLVSGLSTAAALIVLAARFHHEEKTLFTRIDIGLILAELVLVALLLVSLATGSAVQVEAAREVFFGEQALAFWVLFVGLGLLVPLGLEVLELRGICLWFLAAPLLVLVGGYLLREITVEIGQRTAYQQYAQEHDARWLERLHSTRE; this is translated from the coding sequence ATGGCCACCGAAGAGCTGCTCGTCACGCTGCGCCACAACCCCGGCATCGACCCGGTGCTCTCCGTCTGGGGCTGGGAGATCCCGCTCTACCTCTACCTCGGGGGGCTCACCGCCGGGCTCATGGTATTCGCCGCGGTCATCGTGCTCACCCGGCGCGAGGAGCAGTCGCCCTTCGCCGGCCGGCAGGCGATCCTGCTGGCCCCCCTGGTGCTCTCCGCGGGGATGCTGTTCCTGTTCCTCGACCTCTCCCACAAGCTCTACGTCTACCGCTTCTACACCACCTTCGAGCCGACCTCGCCCATGTCCTGGGGCGCCTGGTTCCTCCTCCTCGTCTACCCGGCCAGCATCGCCCTCATCCTCGCAAGCCTGCGGGCCGGCTATCCCGCGCTCGCCGCCCAGGCGGCCCGGGTGCCCGGCATGTCCGCCCTGATCGATGCGGCCGAGCGGACACGCCGCCCCATCGCGGCGGCGACCCTCGTCTCCGGCGCCGCGCTCGGGGTCTACACCGGGATCCTGTTGAGCGCCTTCAACGCCCGGCCCTTCTGGAACTCCGGCGTCCTCGGGCCGCTCTTCCTCGTGTCGGGGCTCTCCACCGCGGCGGCGCTCATCGTCCTCGCGGCCCGCTTCCACCACGAGGAGAAGACCCTCTTCACCCGCATCGACATCGGCCTCATCCTGGCCGAGCTCGTGCTCGTCGCCCTCCTGCTGGTGAGCCTCGCGACGGGCAGCGCGGTCCAGGTGGAGGCCGCCCGCGAGGTGTTCTTCGGCGAGCAGGCGCTGGCCTTCTGGGTCCTGTTCGTGGGCCTGGGGCTCCTGGTGCCGCTCGGGCTCGAGGTGCTCGAGCTGAGGGGGATCTGCCTCTGGTTCCTCGCCGCACCGCTCCTCGTGCTCGTGGGCGGATACCTGTTGCGCGAGATCACCGTGGAGATCGGACAGCGCACCGCCTACCAGCAGTACGCCCAGGAGCACGACGCGCGGTGGCTGGAGCGGCTCCACTCAACTCGGGAGTGA
- a CDS encoding lipopolysaccharide biosynthesis protein translates to MDQDVKTLHDYLSVVGRRKSQMLWAGLLILAASLAVAFGLPPVYRSTGTILIEQQEIPVELVRSTVTSYADERIQVIGQRVMTSANLLGIIDKYGLYPDERKREPAEVVVEDMRGDIKVDMVSAEVVDPRTGRPTQASIAFTVSYESRSPQLAQRVSNELVSLYLNENLKTRAQLASDAAKFLAEEGKRLSEQIAELEKKLAEFKEKNAGLLPELAQLNLQMMDRTDREILEVERQISSLEERKILLQAQLAQVNPMEKLVAETGERILGPADRLKVLQSQYASLSALYGPDHPDVVKTRKEMRALQAQVGGADASSDLQRRLDGARAELAAAGQKYGPEHPDVRRAQRSVASLERELAQAGVRRGSVRSSAPPDNPAYVQLQAQVNAADTELKTQRSKREELKQKLAEYENRLTQGPQVEREYRALTRDYENAVAKYQEIKAKEMQAQLAESLETERKGERFTLIEPPLLPEEPVKPNRLAIAFLGLVFSFAGGIGSAAVSESLDTTVRGRAAVAELLGAPPLASIPRIETDRERRRRNRRPVWWVLGLLVLLAAAALFVHLYVMPLDVAWYVAMRRMGL, encoded by the coding sequence ATGGACCAAGACGTCAAGACCCTGCACGACTATCTGAGCGTCGTAGGCCGCCGCAAGTCGCAGATGCTGTGGGCGGGGCTCCTCATCCTGGCGGCGAGCCTTGCCGTCGCGTTCGGGCTGCCGCCGGTGTACCGGTCGACCGGCACCATCCTGATCGAGCAGCAGGAGATCCCGGTGGAACTGGTGCGGTCCACCGTCACCAGCTACGCGGACGAGCGCATCCAGGTCATCGGCCAGCGGGTGATGACCAGCGCCAACCTGCTCGGCATCATCGACAAGTACGGCCTGTACCCCGACGAGCGCAAGCGCGAGCCCGCGGAGGTCGTGGTCGAGGACATGCGCGGGGACATCAAGGTCGATATGGTGAGCGCGGAGGTCGTCGACCCGCGCACGGGGCGCCCCACCCAGGCCTCGATCGCGTTCACGGTCTCCTACGAGAGCCGGTCTCCCCAGCTGGCCCAGCGGGTCTCGAACGAGCTGGTGTCGCTGTACCTGAACGAGAACCTGAAGACCCGCGCCCAGCTCGCCTCGGACGCCGCGAAGTTCCTCGCCGAGGAGGGCAAGCGCCTGTCGGAGCAGATCGCGGAGCTCGAGAAGAAGCTCGCGGAGTTCAAGGAGAAGAACGCGGGTCTCCTGCCCGAGCTCGCCCAGCTCAACCTGCAGATGATGGACCGCACCGACCGCGAGATCCTCGAGGTGGAGCGCCAGATCAGCTCCCTCGAGGAGCGCAAGATCCTGCTCCAGGCCCAGCTCGCCCAGGTCAACCCCATGGAGAAGCTGGTCGCGGAGACCGGCGAGCGGATCCTGGGGCCCGCGGACCGCCTGAAGGTCCTGCAGAGCCAGTACGCGAGCCTCAGCGCGCTCTACGGCCCCGATCATCCCGACGTGGTCAAGACCCGCAAGGAGATGCGTGCCCTCCAGGCCCAGGTCGGCGGCGCGGACGCCTCCTCGGACCTGCAGCGCCGGCTCGACGGGGCCCGGGCAGAGCTGGCCGCGGCGGGGCAGAAGTACGGCCCGGAGCACCCCGACGTGCGGCGCGCCCAGCGCAGTGTCGCGAGCCTGGAAAGAGAGCTGGCCCAGGCGGGTGTCCGGCGTGGCAGCGTGCGCTCGAGCGCGCCGCCCGACAACCCGGCCTACGTGCAGTTGCAGGCCCAGGTCAACGCCGCGGACACCGAGCTGAAGACCCAGCGCAGCAAGCGCGAGGAGCTGAAGCAGAAGCTCGCCGAGTACGAGAATCGCCTCACGCAGGGCCCCCAGGTCGAGCGTGAGTACCGGGCGCTCACCCGGGACTACGAGAACGCGGTGGCGAAGTACCAGGAGATCAAGGCGAAGGAGATGCAGGCCCAACTCGCGGAGTCGCTCGAGACCGAGCGCAAGGGCGAGCGCTTCACGCTCATCGAGCCGCCCCTGCTGCCCGAGGAGCCGGTGAAGCCGAACCGGCTGGCCATCGCCTTCCTCGGCCTGGTGTTCTCTTTTGCGGGCGGCATCGGCAGCGCGGCGGTCTCGGAGAGCCTCGACACCACCGTGAGGGGCCGAGCCGCGGTGGCGGAGTTGCTGGGCGCACCGCCGCTCGCGAGCATCCCGCGCATCGAGACCGACCGGGAGCGCCGGCGCAGGAATCGCCGCCCGGTGTGGTGGGTTCTGGGTCTGCTCGTGCTCCTCGCCGCGGCGGCGTTGTTCGTGCACCTGTACGTGATGCCGCTCGACGTGGCGTGGTACGTGGCCATGCGGCGGATGGGGTTGTAG
- the nrfD gene encoding polysulfide reductase NrfD: MALFRFLSNGVRHAFRGSPTYWAWLGFLVLVIANGLWAYSHQLSEGLIATNMSSQVSWGFYIANFTYLVGVAAAAVLLVIPAYIFHRQDVKDVVLLGDTMAVAAVIMAILFVVVDLGRPDRIWHLLPGVGIFNFPTSMLAWDVVVLSGYLLLNLGISFYIVYSHYRGRQPVLRYYFPFVLLAMFWAISIHTVTAFLFSANSGRPFWSNPLLAPRFIASAFASGPALSIIALTIVRKTTRYPVQQSVIDMLSVVMTVALQITLFFVGAELFTEFYNEGHHAASARYLFLGLHGHGVLVPWIWTGIGMLAVAVFILMVHPLRRQPILLLLACVLTAAGVWIEKGMGLVIPGFVPTTMGEVYEYLPNFLEVSVALMVWAVGLLLVTVMMKIAVAVECGDMRDRKAADRTVDVPPACAEPAAS; the protein is encoded by the coding sequence GTGGCCCTGTTTCGATTCCTTTCCAATGGAGTGCGGCATGCCTTCCGGGGCTCGCCGACCTACTGGGCGTGGCTGGGATTCCTGGTGCTGGTGATCGCGAACGGGCTGTGGGCCTATTCGCACCAGCTGTCCGAGGGGCTCATCGCCACGAACATGAGCAGCCAGGTCTCCTGGGGCTTCTACATCGCGAACTTCACCTACCTGGTGGGGGTCGCCGCGGCGGCCGTGCTGCTCGTCATTCCCGCCTACATCTTCCATCGCCAGGACGTGAAGGACGTGGTGCTGCTCGGCGACACCATGGCGGTCGCCGCGGTGATCATGGCGATCCTGTTCGTGGTGGTCGATCTGGGGCGGCCGGACCGCATCTGGCATCTGCTGCCGGGGGTTGGCATCTTCAACTTCCCGACCTCGATGCTGGCCTGGGACGTGGTGGTGCTCTCGGGCTACCTGCTGCTGAACCTCGGGATCTCGTTCTACATCGTCTACAGCCACTACCGCGGCCGCCAGCCGGTGCTGCGCTATTACTTCCCCTTCGTGCTGCTGGCGATGTTCTGGGCGATCTCCATCCACACCGTGACGGCCTTCCTGTTCTCCGCGAACAGCGGCCGGCCGTTCTGGTCGAACCCGCTGCTCGCGCCGCGGTTCATCGCCTCTGCGTTCGCCTCGGGACCCGCGCTCAGCATCATCGCCCTCACCATCGTGCGCAAGACGACGCGCTACCCCGTGCAGCAGAGCGTGATCGACATGCTCTCGGTGGTGATGACGGTGGCGCTCCAGATCACGCTCTTCTTCGTGGGCGCGGAGCTCTTCACCGAGTTCTACAACGAGGGGCACCACGCGGCGTCCGCGCGCTACCTGTTCCTCGGCCTGCACGGGCACGGCGTGCTGGTGCCCTGGATCTGGACGGGCATCGGGATGCTCGCGGTGGCGGTCTTCATCCTGATGGTCCACCCGCTTCGCCGGCAGCCGATCCTGCTGCTGCTCGCCTGCGTGCTGACCGCGGCGGGGGTCTGGATCGAAAAGGGGATGGGCCTCGTCATCCCCGGCTTCGTGCCCACCACCATGGGGGAGGTCTACGAGTACCTGCCGAACTTCCTCGAGGTAAGCGTGGCGCTCATGGTCTGGGCCGTGGGGCTGCTGCTCGTGACGGTGATGATGAAGATCGCCGTCGCGGTGGAGTGCGGCGACATGCGCGACCGCAAGGCGGCGGACAGGACCGTCGACGTCCCGCCGGCTTGCGCTGAGCCCGCGGCGTCATAG
- a CDS encoding cytochrome c family protein has translation MRSRSLVLTLALVLIGGFPAHSAYAARTTADDEAEEPFQGRTVQYYRPEACKKCHEEIYNQWKSSMHAKSTALKDPIHEAMYQMEVGSPTEEGVKHKKSQTYPVCLQCHAPVAAMEKKTKLDEKEAYSNGVGCVVCHSFAHFKGIKKPDGKYQLGQLAYQVDTEQLYGPSGISYTKKRVPKGSTWPIPVNHPQPIKGSKASLFKSNDLCMGCHDQRNNPKEVPLCMTGPEYEKGKAFINCQACHMAPTEVVNKDGEKVKVFDHTMAGGHHDKMITQGVALSMDVKREGDNFKVDITLRNRLPHAYPTGAPFRNAIVRVAAYDKDGKLLWQNYEKHPSKDDPKAFLLLALGKDGKPVMPPEATEILNDSRLQPDETRALEYSFTAAGVGIVRTELLYHLLTPPVLEMFGDKLPEEVKKARVAASAEERFES, from the coding sequence GTGCGCAGCCGCTCACTCGTCCTGACCCTCGCTCTCGTGCTGATCGGAGGTTTCCCGGCGCATTCGGCGTACGCCGCCCGTACGACGGCGGACGACGAGGCCGAAGAGCCGTTCCAGGGAAGGACCGTTCAGTATTATCGCCCGGAAGCTTGCAAGAAGTGCCACGAGGAAATCTACAACCAGTGGAAGTCCTCGATGCACGCGAAGAGCACGGCGCTGAAGGACCCCATCCACGAGGCGATGTACCAGATGGAGGTCGGCTCGCCGACGGAGGAGGGCGTCAAGCACAAGAAGTCTCAGACCTATCCGGTCTGCCTGCAGTGCCACGCGCCGGTCGCGGCGATGGAGAAGAAGACCAAGCTTGACGAGAAAGAGGCCTACAGCAACGGCGTCGGGTGCGTGGTGTGCCACTCCTTCGCCCACTTCAAGGGCATCAAGAAGCCGGACGGCAAGTACCAGCTCGGCCAGCTGGCCTATCAGGTCGACACCGAGCAGCTCTACGGGCCCTCCGGCATCTCCTACACCAAGAAGCGGGTGCCCAAAGGGTCTACGTGGCCGATTCCGGTCAACCACCCCCAGCCCATCAAGGGCAGCAAGGCGTCGCTCTTCAAGAGCAACGACCTCTGCATGGGATGCCACGACCAGCGCAACAACCCGAAGGAAGTGCCCCTCTGCATGACCGGCCCCGAGTACGAGAAGGGCAAGGCCTTCATCAACTGCCAGGCCTGCCACATGGCGCCGACCGAGGTGGTGAACAAGGACGGCGAGAAGGTCAAGGTGTTCGACCACACCATGGCCGGTGGGCACCACGACAAGATGATCACCCAGGGTGTCGCGTTGAGCATGGACGTGAAGCGCGAGGGGGACAATTTCAAGGTCGACATCACGCTGCGTAACCGCCTGCCGCACGCCTACCCGACCGGCGCGCCGTTCCGCAACGCCATCGTGCGGGTGGCCGCGTACGACAAGGACGGGAAGCTGCTGTGGCAGAACTACGAGAAGCACCCCTCCAAGGACGACCCCAAGGCCTTCCTCCTCCTCGCCCTCGGCAAGGACGGCAAGCCGGTGATGCCACCCGAGGCCACCGAGATCCTGAACGACTCGCGCCTGCAGCCGGACGAGACCCGCGCGCTCGAGTACAGCTTCACCGCCGCGGGCGTCGGCATCGTGCGCACCGAGCTGCTCTACCACCTGCTGACGCCGCCGGTGCTCGAGATGTTCGGGGACAAGCTGCCGGAAGAAGTGAAGAAGGCAAGGGTCGCGGCCTCGGCCGAGGAACGCTTCGAAAGCTGA